In the Gymnogyps californianus isolate 813 chromosome 3, ASM1813914v2, whole genome shotgun sequence genome, one interval contains:
- the LOC127015029 gene encoding interleukin-17F-like, which translates to MSPILCASLFRSLLLMVLAVLSASSSAYGKVIQPGLKPESLFKQAYAGCVTQKDSKFPQTVRVNISISNTNQDTKVTLDVSNRSLAPWDYRIDEDHNRFPQVIADAKCRHSRCVNLDGQLDHSVNSVPIKQEILVLRREQKGCHQSYRLEKKIITVGCTCVTPLIRHQA; encoded by the exons atgtcTCCGATCCTTTGTGCTTCTCTG TTCAGATCACTGCTCTTAATGGTGCTGGCCGTGCTGTCAGCCAGCAGTTCTGCCTACGGGAAGGTGATACAGCCTGGACTCAAGCCGGAGAGCCTCTTCAAGCAAGCATATGCTGGATGCGTGACCCAAAAAGATTCAAAATTCCCTCAAACTGTGAGAGTCAACATAAGCATCAGCAACACGAACCAGGACACCAAAGTGACTCTTGATGTCAGCAACCGCTCTCTGGCTCCATGGGATTACAG GATCGATGAGGACCACAACCGTTTCCCCCAAGTGATTGCTGATGCCAAGTGCCGCCACTCCAGGTGCGTGAACTTGGACGGGCAGCTGGACCACAGTGTCAACTCCGTCCCCATCAAACAGGAGATCCTCGTCCTCCGGAGGGAGCAGAAGGGCTGCCACCAGTCATACCGgttggagaagaaaataatcactGTGGGCTGCACATGTGTCACCCCCTTGATCCGACACCAGGCTTAA